In a genomic window of Gemmatimonadaceae bacterium:
- a CDS encoding polyprenyl synthetase family protein, whose translation MSGAAARMRTPVTGALRDIQAPVRQGLDDVVAEMQRIVTENLPIIREVSAHLLQMRGKMFRPTLALLSSAAAGTPESRGTVLAAVVELMHLATLVHDDSVDHSVLRRGLPTVNSMFSHQVSVIMGDFLYSRALTALVAMGDLEILRIVTNIANELTIGEMRQLAAVETLSFGEDDYYMLIRAKTASLIAGACESGALCGAAEFREPLAHFGDRLGMAFQIADDILDYTEDESVTGKPGGLDLREHKVTLPLIAALPRLNAVERERVEALFRTESPADGLVFDTIAIVEKAGGIEYARRQGERFAREAEAALRGLPPSPVRSALTDSIAYVMERRS comes from the coding sequence ATGAGCGGCGCGGCCGCCCGCATGCGAACGCCGGTCACCGGCGCGCTGCGAGACATCCAAGCCCCGGTCCGACAGGGCCTCGACGACGTCGTCGCCGAGATGCAGCGAATCGTCACCGAAAACTTGCCGATCATCCGCGAAGTGAGCGCGCATCTCTTGCAGATGCGCGGCAAGATGTTTCGCCCGACGCTGGCGCTGCTCTCCAGCGCCGCCGCCGGCACCCCCGAGTCTCGCGGAACGGTGTTGGCGGCGGTCGTGGAGCTGATGCATCTCGCGACGCTCGTGCACGACGACTCCGTCGATCACTCCGTGCTGCGCCGCGGATTGCCGACCGTGAACTCGATGTTCAGCCACCAGGTGTCGGTGATCATGGGCGACTTCCTCTATTCGCGCGCGCTCACGGCGCTCGTCGCGATGGGGGATCTCGAGATTCTGCGAATCGTCACCAACATCGCGAACGAGCTGACGATCGGCGAAATGCGCCAGTTGGCCGCCGTGGAGACGTTGTCCTTCGGCGAAGACGACTACTACATGCTGATCCGCGCCAAGACCGCGTCGCTGATCGCTGGCGCCTGCGAGAGCGGCGCGTTGTGCGGCGCGGCCGAGTTTCGCGAGCCCCTCGCCCATTTTGGCGATCGGTTGGGTATGGCCTTCCAGATCGCCGACGACATTCTCGATTACACCGAGGACGAGTCGGTGACCGGCAAGCCCGGCGGGCTCGACCTGCGCGAGCACAAAGTCACGCTTCCCCTGATCGCGGCCCTCCCGCGCCTCAACGCCGTGGAGCGGGAGCGGGTGGAGGCCCTTTTTCGGACCGAAAGCCCGGCTGACGGGCTCGTTTTCGATACGATCGCCATTGTCGAAAAGGCCGGCGGGATCGAATATGCGAGGCGCCAGGGCGAGCGGTTTGCGCGGGAAGCCGAGGCGGCCCTCCGCGGTCTACCACCGAGTCCGGTCCGGTCCGCCCTGACCGACTCGATCGCCTACGTCATGGAGCGACGGTCCTAG
- a CDS encoding DUF4321 domain-containing protein produces the protein MAQRGQRGSSKHRPGFHALVLALGFVAGGAMQQAARILFPAGAAKEFLTAGVTASVGPLPVDLVLIKFALGPVAIDVSLLSLVGVLLAYLIARSLF, from the coding sequence ATGGCACAGCGCGGACAACGTGGATCATCCAAGCACCGACCGGGGTTTCACGCCCTGGTGCTGGCCCTGGGGTTCGTCGCCGGCGGCGCGATGCAGCAGGCAGCCCGCATCCTATTCCCGGCGGGAGCCGCCAAAGAATTCTTGACGGCCGGCGTCACGGCGTCGGTTGGGCCCCTTCCGGTCGACTTAGTGCTAATCAAGTTTGCGTTGGGGCCTGTCGCCATCGATGTTTCACTATTGAGCCTCGTGGGCGTGTTGTTGGCCTACCTCATTGCGCGGTCGCTCTTCTAG
- a CDS encoding twin-arginine translocase TatA/TatE family subunit, whose protein sequence is MNFGNIGFMELMVILVIVLVLFGARRVPEIGASIGKGIREFKRNINEADQQIREPIRDALNDARSNDRLAQGETNTRQREAEEVARPEPKRLM, encoded by the coding sequence ATGAATTTCGGGAACATTGGGTTCATGGAGTTGATGGTCATTCTGGTCATCGTGCTCGTGTTGTTCGGCGCGCGTCGTGTGCCGGAGATCGGGGCGTCGATCGGGAAGGGCATCCGCGAGTTCAAGCGGAACATCAACGAGGCGGACCAGCAAATCCGCGAGCCGATTCGCGACGCATTGAACGACGCTCGCTCGAACGATCGCTTGGCCCAGGGAGAAACGAACACGCGTCAGCGCGAGGCCGAAGAAGTGGCGCGCCCCGAACCCAAGCGGTTGATGTAG
- a CDS encoding peptidyl-prolyl cis-trans isomerase encodes MRSLAKYIWVIVALVFVGGFLLYQTSGLMGRTPVTASTAVAKVNGHEISYRDFQLRVQQEIQTEQSRAGKSLTQDDTRRIENNVYDQMVTEELLDEQYRKRGIVVTDDEIREFARYAPPPWITSAPELQTEGKFDADKYQRFLSTAEAKNSGLLVQLESYYRSEIPKDKLLEQVSAGIYVSDAELWRAWRDQHDSAQVSYVTFTPTVDAAAKKSVSDADIRTYFNNHKDEFAGVGRAYLSLVMIPRTVTAADSAAAKAKAQSLRDEIVKGAKFEDVAKRESADTLSGVKGGDLGAAPKTAYVAEFSKAADALKPGEISAPVLSPFGYHIIRLDSRKGDTLSLHHILVPIQASDSASARVDRMADTLSRLAAANEDGTKLDAAAKHLGLPVLHLTAFEDQPAALAGQVVPSVSAWAFGGARVGETSDLFDDDRGYYLARLDTLRSGGEGNFDSVREDIRSILAKEAAIDKLMPEAQKLASAAAASSLDAAAKEAGKKVDQTTMFSRGSMVPGLGQFTQAVGAAFALPVGAVSQPVKTSEAAYVLRVDKRVVADSAAWEKQKAAQRDLRLNQLRQQRIQMFMADLRKAAKIEDHRKEINSAMRRQQA; translated from the coding sequence ATGCGAAGCCTGGCGAAGTACATCTGGGTCATCGTGGCCCTCGTCTTCGTCGGCGGCTTCCTGCTCTACCAGACGTCTGGCCTCATGGGCCGCACACCTGTGACCGCGAGCACTGCGGTCGCGAAGGTCAACGGCCACGAAATCTCGTATCGGGATTTTCAGCTCCGAGTCCAGCAAGAGATTCAGACCGAACAGAGTCGCGCCGGCAAGTCGCTGACTCAGGACGACACGCGCCGCATCGAGAACAACGTGTACGACCAGATGGTCACCGAAGAGCTGCTCGACGAGCAGTACCGGAAGCGCGGCATCGTCGTCACGGACGACGAGATCCGCGAGTTCGCGCGCTACGCCCCGCCCCCCTGGATCACGAGCGCGCCGGAGCTCCAGACCGAGGGCAAGTTCGACGCGGACAAATATCAGCGCTTCCTCTCGACCGCCGAAGCGAAGAACAGCGGCCTGCTCGTCCAGCTCGAGAGCTACTACAGGTCTGAAATCCCGAAGGACAAGCTGCTGGAGCAGGTGTCGGCCGGCATTTACGTCTCGGACGCGGAGCTATGGCGCGCCTGGCGTGATCAACACGACAGCGCACAGGTGAGCTACGTCACGTTCACGCCGACGGTCGATGCCGCCGCCAAGAAGTCCGTCTCGGACGCGGATATCCGCACCTACTTCAACAACCACAAGGACGAGTTTGCGGGCGTAGGACGCGCGTACCTGTCACTCGTAATGATTCCCCGCACGGTCACGGCGGCGGACAGCGCCGCCGCCAAGGCGAAGGCGCAATCGCTGCGCGACGAGATCGTCAAAGGCGCCAAGTTCGAGGACGTCGCCAAGCGCGAATCCGCGGACACGCTTTCCGGCGTCAAAGGCGGCGATCTCGGCGCGGCGCCGAAGACGGCATACGTCGCCGAGTTCTCGAAGGCCGCCGACGCGCTGAAACCCGGTGAGATCTCGGCGCCCGTGCTCTCGCCTTTCGGCTATCACATCATCCGCCTCGACAGCCGCAAGGGCGACACGCTTTCCCTGCACCACATTCTCGTCCCGATTCAGGCAAGCGATTCCGCCTCGGCGCGCGTCGACCGCATGGCCGACACGCTGTCTCGACTCGCCGCCGCGAACGAAGACGGCACCAAGCTCGATGCCGCGGCGAAACATCTCGGGCTGCCGGTCCTGCATCTCACGGCGTTCGAGGACCAGCCCGCCGCCCTCGCCGGCCAGGTTGTGCCGAGCGTAAGCGCGTGGGCCTTCGGCGGTGCGCGCGTCGGCGAGACCAGCGATTTGTTCGACGATGACCGCGGCTACTATCTCGCCCGGCTCGACACGTTGCGTTCCGGGGGCGAAGGAAACTTCGACAGTGTGAGGGAGGACATTCGCTCGATCCTCGCGAAGGAAGCCGCGATCGACAAACTCATGCCGGAAGCGCAAAAGCTGGCGTCCGCCGCGGCCGCGTCGTCGCTCGACGCGGCGGCCAAGGAAGCGGGCAAGAAGGTCGACCAGACGACGATGTTCTCGCGCGGCTCGATGGTTCCGGGGCTCGGTCAGTTCACGCAGGCCGTCGGCGCCGCGTTCGCGCTTCCGGTTGGCGCCGTCAGCCAGCCGGTCAAGACGAGCGAGGCCGCGTATGTGCTCCGCGTCGACAAGCGCGTCGTCGCCGACAGCGCCGCCTGGGAGAAGCAGAAGGCCGCACAGCGCGACCTGCGCCTCAACCAGCTTCGCCAACAACGAATTCAGATGTTCATGGCCGATCTGCGAAAGGCGGCGAAGATCGAGGATCACCGGAAGGAGATCAACTCGGCCATGCGTCGCCAGCAGGCCTAG
- a CDS encoding tetratricopeptide repeat protein — protein sequence MANSARIDELRKKFDENPRRYFAPLANEYRKSGDLPQAVFILEEYLPQQPGHISGHIVYGQTLFELGRDEEAKRVFETALSLDPENLIALRHLGHISRQAGDFDAARSWYQRLLEADPRDAEIEQLLGSLDAAAQAQAAELSPPSQSAPLSPPPSGPEVDDSPLTVEHLVQQDAPGAPPRAETHPLGPPPLPTHGPAESGAEAAAPEPPPLPVAEATSASEEAEEHPEPVEVTEELLDLDDFSFGSLAGASAPPADEAGPSPASTDHHEEAAEPEPVAASDAGWSEPRHSSEPTVEASSDASDVDDASSADQAAGGFVPFSDLAPPVVDASTANVDGLETYAFESPEDPIAESENVGSFYLDSPDLPAAETETVPHAEGFESAEMEFESEASGAADGEAHHETTEGAGGREYVDAIEAHEDKAAVEAHQPTPLSSTPVGEAPASPTPVVSAEPIAPPTSVHPTPVAASGISDAHAEIAAGDAESDAFATETMAKLYLSQGHLESALGIYRTLSARRPDDESLRRQTDEIEERVQRRRREPTPATPIETAPKDSASVDNGRDDDDFADMTPKAGVPTIRDFLLGIIRRTPPAVSGNEVSPPSPAGGTIDALFDSGSELDDDLLAADTLAQAFAPEPAPEPLQGRPARQAANELSLDRVFRQPTPAHAGEASGFSFDQFFAGERSEESRGEAPERSGDDDDIEQFNAWLNGLKKS from the coding sequence ATGGCCAATTCAGCCCGCATCGACGAGCTCAGAAAAAAGTTCGACGAGAATCCCCGCCGGTACTTTGCGCCGTTGGCCAACGAGTACCGGAAATCGGGCGATCTCCCGCAAGCGGTGTTCATTCTCGAGGAATACCTGCCTCAGCAGCCGGGGCACATCAGCGGCCACATCGTTTACGGTCAGACGTTATTTGAGCTCGGCCGCGATGAAGAGGCGAAACGGGTCTTCGAAACCGCGCTCTCCTTAGACCCCGAAAACCTCATCGCGTTGCGCCACCTCGGCCACATCTCGCGCCAAGCGGGTGACTTCGACGCGGCGCGTTCGTGGTACCAACGATTGCTCGAGGCCGATCCACGCGACGCCGAAATCGAACAGCTTCTCGGATCGCTGGACGCCGCGGCACAGGCCCAGGCCGCGGAGTTGTCGCCGCCGTCGCAGTCCGCTCCGCTTTCGCCGCCGCCCTCGGGGCCGGAGGTCGACGATTCTCCGTTGACGGTAGAGCACCTCGTTCAGCAGGACGCGCCGGGCGCGCCGCCACGGGCGGAGACCCATCCTCTCGGCCCGCCCCCGCTGCCGACGCATGGACCGGCGGAATCCGGTGCGGAGGCAGCGGCTCCGGAGCCACCGCCGCTTCCAGTAGCCGAGGCCACCTCCGCGAGCGAAGAGGCTGAAGAACATCCGGAACCTGTCGAGGTCACCGAGGAACTTCTCGATCTCGACGACTTTTCGTTCGGCTCGCTCGCTGGCGCTTCCGCGCCGCCGGCCGACGAGGCAGGGCCGTCTCCGGCGTCGACCGACCACCACGAGGAAGCCGCGGAGCCAGAGCCCGTCGCGGCGTCCGACGCCGGCTGGAGTGAACCTCGACACTCGTCGGAGCCGACGGTCGAGGCGAGCAGTGACGCAAGCGACGTCGACGACGCCTCGTCGGCGGACCAGGCGGCGGGCGGGTTCGTTCCGTTTTCCGATCTTGCGCCGCCGGTCGTCGACGCGAGCACCGCCAACGTCGACGGTTTGGAGACCTACGCGTTCGAGTCGCCCGAGGATCCGATTGCCGAGAGTGAGAACGTCGGGTCGTTCTACTTGGACTCGCCGGACTTACCCGCGGCAGAGACGGAGACCGTTCCCCACGCCGAGGGCTTCGAGAGCGCGGAGATGGAGTTCGAGTCGGAGGCGAGCGGCGCCGCCGATGGTGAAGCTCACCACGAAACGACCGAAGGCGCCGGTGGGCGCGAGTATGTCGACGCGATCGAGGCGCACGAAGACAAGGCCGCCGTCGAGGCGCATCAACCAACGCCGTTGTCATCGACGCCGGTGGGCGAGGCGCCGGCATCGCCGACACCAGTGGTGTCGGCCGAACCGATTGCCCCGCCGACTTCAGTGCATCCCACGCCGGTCGCGGCAAGCGGTATCTCGGATGCCCACGCGGAAATCGCAGCGGGCGACGCCGAGAGCGACGCCTTCGCTACCGAGACGATGGCCAAGCTCTATCTGAGCCAGGGGCATCTCGAGTCGGCGCTCGGCATCTATCGCACGCTGTCGGCCAGACGTCCCGACGACGAATCGCTCCGTCGCCAGACCGACGAAATCGAGGAGCGCGTCCAGCGTCGGCGGCGCGAGCCGACTCCCGCAACGCCGATCGAGACCGCGCCGAAGGATTCCGCGTCGGTCGATAACGGTCGCGACGACGACGACTTCGCGGACATGACGCCGAAGGCCGGCGTGCCGACGATCCGCGACTTCCTGCTGGGCATCATTCGCCGCACGCCGCCGGCCGTTTCTGGAAACGAGGTGAGCCCGCCGTCGCCGGCAGGTGGGACGATCGACGCGCTCTTCGACTCGGGCAGTGAGCTCGACGACGATCTCCTCGCCGCCGACACGCTCGCCCAGGCGTTCGCGCCGGAGCCCGCGCCCGAGCCGCTTCAAGGCAGGCCGGCGCGACAGGCGGCGAACGAGCTGTCACTCGATCGAGTGTTCCGCCAGCCGACTCCGGCGCACGCCGGCGAGGCCTCCGGTTTCTCGTTCGATCAGTTTTTTGCGGGAGAACGATCAGAGGAGTCGCGCGGGGAAGCTCCCGAAAGGTCTGGCGACGACGACGACATCGAGCAATTCAATGCGTGGCTCAACGGGCTGAAAAAGTCGTGA
- the aroQ gene encoding type II 3-dehydroquinate dehydratase — protein sequence MRIAVVNGPNLNLLGTREPALYGHETLDDVERSLRAVAREIGVELQFAQHNGEGELIDAIQALRGSVDGVVINAGAYTHSSLAIRDALSAIAVPFVEVHVSNVYAREPERHRSMLAGAAVGSVVGLGAYGYELALRGLTRKVAARV from the coding sequence GTGAGAATCGCCGTCGTCAACGGCCCGAACCTGAATTTGCTCGGGACGCGCGAACCGGCGTTGTACGGCCACGAGACGCTCGACGACGTCGAGCGTTCTTTGCGGGCGGTAGCAAGGGAGATCGGTGTCGAGCTGCAGTTCGCTCAGCATAACGGCGAGGGAGAGCTGATCGACGCGATTCAGGCGCTGCGCGGCAGCGTCGACGGCGTCGTCATCAACGCCGGCGCGTACACGCACTCGAGCCTGGCGATTCGCGATGCGCTGTCGGCCATCGCGGTTCCGTTCGTCGAGGTCCACGTGTCGAACGTTTACGCGCGCGAGCCCGAGCGTCATCGCTCCATGCTCGCCGGCGCGGCCGTGGGCAGCGTCGTCGGGTTGGGCGCCTACGGCTACGAGCTCGCGCTCCGCGGACTCACGCGCAAGGTTGCCGCTCGTGTCTGA
- a CDS encoding aminopeptidase P family protein, whose product MSDLRPTRLAALVDAITAAHLDGLLITSLPNIRYLTGFSGSSALLFVTPRDTLFVTDFRYQTQVVDEIGDLARVVIEPQSLWSGLWQQLAQLGSLEVAGFESTHLVHRDFQRLLEDNGGARWQWRPTVDIVETLRERKDPSELALIETANGIATRALERTLPQLRAGMTELQVAGVLEKALRDEGSEGFPFESIVASGPRSALPHARSTARHVDDGDFLLLDFGAETGGYCSDITRTFVMGRAAAEQREVYEIVRVANESAAQGVRAGMSGRDADAIAREYIQRRGFGELFGHSLGHGLGLEVHEAPRLAKTADGALAEGAVVTIEPGIYRPGWGGVRIEDDVVLAAGGPRVLTRFTHELIELG is encoded by the coding sequence GTGTCTGACCTTCGCCCCACGCGGCTTGCCGCGCTCGTCGACGCGATCACGGCGGCCCATCTGGATGGGCTGCTGATCACGAGCCTGCCGAACATCCGGTACCTCACGGGATTCTCCGGATCGAGCGCGCTGTTGTTCGTCACGCCGCGCGACACCCTGTTCGTGACCGATTTTCGCTATCAGACGCAGGTGGTCGACGAGATCGGCGACCTCGCTCGCGTCGTCATCGAGCCGCAGAGTCTCTGGTCCGGACTCTGGCAGCAGCTCGCACAACTCGGCTCCCTGGAAGTCGCGGGATTCGAGTCGACGCATCTGGTGCATCGAGATTTTCAGCGTTTGCTCGAGGACAACGGCGGCGCGCGCTGGCAATGGCGGCCGACGGTGGACATCGTCGAGACGCTGCGCGAGCGAAAGGATCCGAGCGAGCTCGCCTTGATCGAAACGGCGAACGGAATCGCGACGCGCGCGCTCGAGCGGACGTTGCCGCAGCTTCGCGCGGGCATGACGGAGCTTCAGGTCGCGGGCGTGCTCGAGAAGGCGTTGCGCGACGAGGGCAGCGAAGGTTTTCCGTTCGAGTCGATCGTTGCCTCCGGTCCGCGTTCGGCGCTGCCGCACGCGCGGTCGACGGCGCGGCATGTCGACGACGGCGACTTCCTTTTGCTCGATTTCGGCGCCGAGACCGGCGGCTATTGCTCGGACATCACGCGCACGTTCGTGATGGGACGAGCGGCGGCGGAGCAGCGGGAGGTTTACGAAATTGTACGCGTCGCCAACGAGAGCGCCGCGCAGGGCGTTCGGGCCGGAATGTCGGGGCGGGATGCCGATGCCATCGCGCGCGAGTACATTCAGCGGCGCGGATTTGGCGAGCTGTTCGGACACAGTCTCGGACACGGGTTGGGCCTCGAGGTGCACGAGGCGCCGCGGCTCGCGAAGACGGCAGACGGTGCGTTGGCGGAAGGCGCGGTAGTGACGATCGAGCCGGGCATCTACCGTCCGGGATGGGGTGGAGTTCGGATCGAGGATGACGTGGTCCTGGCGGCTGGGGGGCCGCGGGTCCTCACGCGGTTCACGCACGAGCTGATCGAGCTCGGGTGA
- the accB gene encoding acetyl-CoA carboxylase biotin carboxyl carrier protein, translated as MIDLRYVKKLIDIIDESTVDSIEITSDKGLKIRISKSPQQRGAVQVAAPMPIPTMVPAVPIAGRASPAQGVPVVAEPEMAAAEAPKSTALDVKSPMVGTFYKSPEPGSKAYVAVGDRVKKGQILCIIEAMKIMNEIESEFAGIVREILVEDAQPVEYGQALFRIDPNG; from the coding sequence ATGATCGACCTACGCTACGTCAAGAAACTGATCGACATCATCGATGAATCGACGGTTGATTCCATCGAGATCACGTCGGACAAGGGCTTGAAGATCCGCATTTCCAAGAGCCCGCAACAACGTGGTGCAGTGCAGGTGGCCGCGCCGATGCCGATACCTACCATGGTGCCGGCGGTTCCGATCGCAGGGCGGGCGTCACCGGCGCAGGGCGTTCCGGTCGTGGCCGAGCCGGAGATGGCCGCTGCCGAGGCGCCGAAGTCCACCGCGCTCGACGTGAAATCACCGATGGTCGGCACGTTCTACAAGTCACCTGAGCCGGGATCGAAGGCGTACGTCGCGGTCGGCGACCGCGTGAAGAAAGGGCAGATCCTGTGCATCATCGAGGCGATGAAGATCATGAACGAGATCGAGTCGGAGTTCGCGGGCATCGTGCGCGAGATTCTGGTCGAGGATGCGCAGCCGGTCGAATACGGCCAGGCGCTGTTTAGGATCGATCCCAATGGCTAA
- a CDS encoding PilT/PilU family type 4a pilus ATPase → MANPAPPVPASTPMAPPPAAGAPSGINFKSVLQEMIRRNGSDIHLKVGRPPTLRVDGELIALEHAPLRPEDLKNLAEQLMTPRQVNLFSEEKECDFAIGVPGIGRFRVNLYQQRGSLCFAMRAIPYQARTVPELNLPPVLEEIAMKPRGLVLVTGVTGSGKSTTLAAMIQHINQNRRANVITIEDPIEFLHRDLNSHINQREIGTDTATFGQALRRVLRQDPDVILIGEIRDLETLDTALKAADTGHLVFSTLHTTDATQTINRVLSFYPPHQQAEVRFSLASALAAVVSQRLVPRADKAGRIPACEILINTAAVRDNIRDMEKTLNIPDLIKEGTVQYGMQSFDQSLMQLYSRGSVSYESALFYATSPAEFALRVQGVSGTSDTSWTGFEGGAKKK, encoded by the coding sequence ATGGCTAATCCGGCCCCTCCGGTCCCCGCGTCGACCCCGATGGCGCCGCCGCCGGCCGCGGGCGCGCCGTCCGGCATCAACTTCAAGTCGGTCCTTCAGGAGATGATCCGTCGCAACGGATCGGACATCCATCTGAAGGTCGGCCGGCCGCCGACGCTGCGCGTCGACGGGGAGCTGATCGCGCTGGAGCACGCGCCGCTGCGCCCCGAGGATCTCAAGAACCTCGCCGAGCAGCTCATGACGCCGCGCCAGGTCAATCTCTTCTCGGAAGAGAAGGAGTGCGACTTCGCGATTGGCGTGCCCGGCATCGGCCGTTTCCGCGTGAACTTGTATCAGCAGCGCGGCTCGTTGTGCTTCGCGATGCGCGCCATTCCGTATCAGGCGCGCACGGTGCCCGAGCTGAATCTCCCGCCGGTGCTCGAGGAGATCGCGATGAAGCCGCGCGGTCTCGTGCTCGTGACGGGCGTGACGGGTTCCGGAAAGTCGACGACGTTGGCGGCGATGATCCAGCACATCAACCAGAATCGCCGCGCAAACGTGATCACGATCGAGGATCCGATCGAGTTCCTGCACCGCGACTTGAACAGCCACATCAACCAGCGCGAGATCGGAACCGACACGGCGACTTTCGGCCAGGCCCTGCGCCGCGTGCTGCGCCAGGACCCCGACGTCATCCTCATCGGCGAAATTCGAGATCTCGAAACGCTGGACACGGCACTCAAGGCGGCGGATACCGGCCACCTCGTCTTCTCGACGCTCCACACGACCGACGCGACGCAAACGATCAACCGCGTGCTGTCGTTCTATCCTCCGCACCAGCAGGCCGAAGTCCGGTTCTCGCTCGCCAGCGCGCTCGCCGCGGTCGTGTCGCAGCGACTCGTCCCGCGCGCCGACAAGGCCGGCCGAATTCCGGCGTGCGAGATCCTCATCAACACGGCCGCCGTCCGGGACAACATCCGCGACATGGAAAAGACGCTCAACATTCCGGACCTCATCAAAGAGGGCACGGTGCAATACGGCATGCAGAGCTTCGACCAGTCGCTGATGCAGCTCTACTCCAGGGGCTCCGTGTCCTACGAGAGCGCGCTGTTCTACGCGACCAGCCCGGCCGAGTTTGCCCTGCGCGTGCAAGGCGTCTCGGGCACGAGCGACACGTCGTGGACGGGGTTCGAAGGCGGCGCGAAGAAGAAGTAA
- the accC gene encoding acetyl-CoA carboxylase biotin carboxylase subunit has protein sequence MFNKVLIANRGEIALRVIRACRELGVQTVAVYSEADRESLHVRFADDDVCIGPPPARESYLNIPRVIAAAEITGADAIHPGYGFLAENAEFADICAASKIAFIGPTGDQIRIMGDKAAARSAMTKVGVPIIPGTPGPVEDVDEALEFARGIGFPVIIKAAAGGGGKGMRVARQADDFARSFQLARSEALSAFGNGDVYVEKYLARPRHIEFQILGDTYGNVIHLGERDCSVQRRHQKLIEEAPSPAMTPKLREEMGRAAVAGAKAIEYVGAGTIEMLLDEDGSYYFMEMNTRIQVEHPVTEMLTGIDLVKEQIRVGAGERLSVTDLPPLRGHVIEVRVNAEDPSRNFQPSPGKILTFHPPGGPGVRLDTHVYDGYTVPPFYDSLLAKLICQGRDRAEAIARMHVALDGFIIEGVTTTIPFLARVMQNPRFVAGQVDTKFLERETDLFKEPA, from the coding sequence ATGTTCAACAAGGTTCTCATCGCCAACCGCGGCGAGATCGCGTTGCGCGTCATCCGCGCGTGCCGCGAGCTTGGCGTGCAGACGGTGGCGGTGTACTCCGAGGCGGACCGTGAATCGCTGCACGTGCGGTTCGCCGACGACGACGTGTGCATCGGCCCGCCGCCGGCCCGTGAGTCCTACCTGAACATCCCGCGGGTGATCGCCGCCGCCGAGATCACCGGCGCCGACGCGATCCACCCGGGCTACGGATTCCTCGCCGAGAACGCGGAATTCGCCGACATCTGCGCCGCGTCGAAGATCGCGTTCATCGGTCCGACGGGCGATCAGATCCGGATAATGGGCGACAAGGCCGCCGCGCGTTCCGCGATGACCAAGGTCGGCGTGCCGATCATCCCGGGAACGCCGGGGCCCGTGGAGGATGTGGACGAGGCGCTCGAGTTCGCGCGCGGCATCGGGTTTCCCGTCATCATCAAGGCGGCGGCGGGCGGCGGCGGCAAGGGAATGCGCGTCGCGCGCCAAGCCGACGATTTCGCGCGCTCGTTCCAGTTGGCCCGATCGGAAGCGCTGTCCGCGTTCGGCAACGGTGACGTCTATGTCGAGAAATACCTCGCGCGACCGCGTCATATCGAGTTTCAGATCCTCGGCGACACCTACGGCAACGTGATCCACCTGGGTGAGCGTGATTGCTCGGTCCAGCGGCGCCATCAGAAGCTCATCGAGGAAGCGCCCAGTCCCGCGATGACTCCCAAGCTGCGCGAGGAAATGGGGCGCGCGGCCGTCGCCGGCGCGAAAGCGATCGAGTACGTCGGCGCGGGAACGATCGAGATGCTGCTCGACGAGGACGGGTCGTACTATTTCATGGAGATGAACACGCGCATCCAGGTCGAGCATCCCGTTACGGAGATGTTGACCGGGATCGATCTCGTGAAAGAACAGATCCGCGTCGGCGCAGGCGAGCGTCTCAGCGTGACCGATCTGCCGCCCCTGCGCGGCCATGTGATCGAGGTCCGCGTGAACGCGGAAGATCCATCACGGAACTTTCAGCCGTCGCCGGGGAAGATTCTCACGTTCCACCCGCCGGGCGGACCGGGCGTTCGTTTGGACACACACGTCTACGACGGCTACACCGTCCCGCCGTTCTATGATTCGTTGCTGGCCAAGCTCATTTGCCAAGGACGAGACCGCGCCGAGGCGATCGCGCGTATGCACGTGGCACTCGACGGGTTTATCATCGAAGGCGTGACGACGACGATTCCGTTTCTCGCCCGCGTGATGCAAAACCCGCGGTTTGTGGCGGGCCAGGTGGACACGAAGTTCCTCGAGCGCGAGACGGACCTGTTCAAGGAGCCCGCATAG